One region of Chitinivorax sp. B genomic DNA includes:
- a CDS encoding helix-turn-helix domain-containing protein, with protein sequence MKDGPHIARIAALIGDHARADVLTALMADRALTATELAALTNVTKQTISGHLAKLLDAGLIVVDQQGRHRYFRLANQDVAHLLESLMGVAFRTGAVRLRSSPREPALRRARVCYDHLAGQLAVQAFDWMLAQRIVILEQDGACLTEAGQSWFGRLNIDTAQLARQKRSFCRPCLDWGERRNHLAGALGAALLAYIFERGWAERVTDSRVVVFNPAGERAFCGLFGDSIHSDSGRST encoded by the coding sequence ATGAAAGATGGCCCCCATATCGCCCGAATCGCTGCGCTGATCGGCGACCATGCCCGTGCAGACGTGCTGACCGCTCTGATGGCAGATCGTGCGTTGACGGCAACTGAACTCGCCGCCTTGACCAATGTCACCAAACAAACCATCAGCGGGCATTTGGCCAAACTGCTGGATGCTGGGCTGATTGTGGTGGATCAGCAAGGGCGGCATCGGTATTTCCGTTTGGCCAATCAGGACGTGGCGCATCTGCTTGAGTCCCTGATGGGTGTTGCTTTCCGAACGGGGGCCGTGCGCTTGCGTTCCAGCCCTCGCGAACCTGCCTTGCGCAGAGCCCGAGTGTGTTATGACCACTTGGCTGGACAACTGGCGGTACAAGCATTTGATTGGATGCTGGCGCAACGGATCGTCATCCTGGAACAGGATGGTGCTTGTCTGACTGAAGCAGGGCAGTCCTGGTTTGGTAGGTTGAATATCGATACCGCCCAGTTGGCCCGTCAAAAACGGTCGTTCTGCCGACCCTGTTTGGATTGGGGGGAGCGTCGGAATCATTTGGCGGGTGCATTGGGGGCTGCGTTGCTGGCCTACATTTTTGAACGAGGTTGGGCTGAGCGGGTTACCGACTCTCGTGTGGTGGTATTCAATCCAGCAGGGGAGCGGGCTTTTTGCGGGTTGT
- a CDS encoding antibiotic biosynthesis monooxygenase, which translates to MITILFEVLPHTERQQDYLDLAADLRPQLEQVDGFLSVERFTSLTTPGKMLSLSFWRDEESVKQWRNLPQHRAAQSAGRTHIFANYRLRVASVIRDYGLHEREAAPDDAKVVHDVAVSLHSGS; encoded by the coding sequence ATGATCACCATATTGTTCGAAGTCCTGCCTCACACCGAACGGCAACAGGATTATCTAGACCTCGCCGCCGATCTTCGCCCACAACTGGAACAGGTCGATGGCTTTTTATCGGTGGAACGCTTCACCAGCTTGACCACGCCAGGCAAGATGTTGTCGCTATCGTTCTGGCGGGATGAAGAGTCGGTCAAACAGTGGCGAAACCTGCCGCAACATCGGGCAGCCCAATCCGCGGGCAGGACACATATCTTTGCCAACTATCGGTTACGGGTGGCCAGTGTAATACGGGATTACGGATTGCATGAACGGGAAGCAGCACCAGACGATGCCAAAGTTGTGCATGATGTGGCGGTGTCCTTGCATTCCGGTTCATAG
- a CDS encoding NIPSNAP family protein yields the protein MAITCFIRYQIDPFQRETFKEYAINWGRIIPRCGGHLLGYFLPHESTNDIAWGLISFDSLAAYEAYRKRLKADPEARDNFALAQTKRFILREERSFAENVAGTIDLPAPDQER from the coding sequence ATGGCCATCACCTGTTTCATCCGCTATCAAATCGACCCGTTTCAACGCGAAACTTTCAAGGAATATGCCATTAACTGGGGACGCATCATTCCTCGCTGCGGCGGCCACCTCCTGGGCTACTTTCTGCCTCACGAAAGTACCAACGACATTGCCTGGGGCTTGATCTCATTCGACAGTCTGGCCGCCTATGAAGCTTACCGTAAGCGCTTGAAGGCCGACCCAGAGGCACGCGACAACTTTGCATTGGCGCAAACCAAGCGCTTTATTCTGCGAGAAGAACGAAGCTTTGCTGAGAATGTGGCGGGCACAATCGACCTGCCGGCGCCTGATCAGGAGCGCTGA
- a CDS encoding sigma-54 dependent transcriptional regulator encodes MTDIMRVLIVEDDPVVRLGCVQAFVLEGIPTMEAGSAEAALKLIEPGFPGVVITDIRLPGKDGIALLANIRQQDANLPVIMITGHGDVALAVQAMKEGAYDFLEKPFAPERLVDVARRALAQRQLALEVTSLRTQLANRGALANQIIGHSPAMDRLRQLIAEVANTGANVLIHGETGTGKELVARCLHDSSQRHGKHFVAVNCGGLPEQLIDSEIFGHEAGAFTGAAKRRIGKIEHAQGGTLFLDEIESMPLPMQIKLLRVLQERTLERLGSNTLLPVDIRVLAATKADLKQMSDEGRFRADLYYRLNVIILELPPLRERREDIPLLFQHFLLLAAQRFERDLPAIQPSDISQLLAYGWPGNVRELRNVAERYVLGLGLALGEVPEPMSQVSLAHAVEQFEKALIRDALRRCEGNLSKAAEALGVAKTTLFDKVKKYGLS; translated from the coding sequence ATGACCGACATCATGCGCGTTCTGATTGTAGAAGATGACCCGGTCGTACGACTGGGCTGCGTACAGGCGTTCGTCCTGGAAGGCATACCCACGATGGAGGCTGGCAGTGCGGAGGCTGCGCTGAAACTGATCGAACCCGGCTTTCCTGGTGTGGTGATCACCGATATCCGCTTACCCGGTAAGGATGGCATCGCGCTGTTGGCCAACATTCGACAGCAGGATGCCAACCTGCCGGTCATCATGATCACCGGCCATGGCGACGTGGCGTTGGCGGTGCAGGCGATGAAAGAAGGAGCTTACGATTTTCTGGAGAAGCCTTTTGCTCCGGAACGCTTGGTCGACGTTGCCCGCCGAGCACTGGCGCAACGCCAGTTGGCGCTGGAAGTAACGTCTTTACGCACCCAACTCGCCAACCGGGGGGCATTGGCCAACCAGATCATCGGTCATTCGCCGGCGATGGATCGCTTGCGACAACTCATTGCCGAAGTCGCCAATACTGGCGCCAATGTATTGATTCATGGCGAAACCGGTACGGGTAAGGAGCTGGTGGCGCGCTGCCTGCACGACAGCAGCCAGCGCCATGGCAAGCACTTTGTCGCGGTCAATTGTGGCGGTCTGCCAGAGCAACTGATCGACAGCGAAATCTTTGGTCATGAAGCTGGTGCTTTCACCGGCGCAGCCAAGCGCCGTATCGGCAAGATTGAACATGCACAGGGTGGTACATTGTTTCTTGATGAAATCGAGAGCATGCCTTTACCCATGCAGATCAAGCTGCTTCGTGTGTTGCAGGAACGAACGCTGGAGCGACTCGGTTCCAACACGCTATTGCCGGTTGACATCCGTGTGCTTGCCGCGACCAAGGCCGATCTCAAGCAAATGAGCGATGAAGGCCGCTTTCGGGCTGATCTGTATTACCGGCTGAATGTGATCATTTTGGAGCTCCCGCCGCTCCGCGAACGGCGCGAGGATATTCCTTTACTGTTCCAGCACTTTCTGCTGCTGGCGGCGCAACGTTTTGAGCGCGACCTGCCTGCCATTCAACCGTCAGATATCTCGCAACTGTTGGCTTATGGTTGGCCCGGTAATGTTCGGGAACTGCGCAATGTGGCCGAGCGTTACGTGCTGGGGCTGGGTTTGGCACTGGGTGAGGTACCGGAACCCATGTCCCAGGTCAGCTTGGCCCACGCGGTGGAGCAGTTTGAAAAAGCCTTGATTCGCGATGCCTTGCGACGCTGTGAAGGTAATCTGTCAAAAGCGGCGGAAGCCTTGGGTGTAGCCAAAACGACGCTGTTCGACAAAGTGAAGAAGTATGGGCTGTCGTGA